One Candidatus Devosia phytovorans genomic window carries:
- a CDS encoding pyrimidine 5'-nucleotidase codes for MTPQRSLSHITDWVFDLDNTLYPRTCNLFAQIDIRITNYVMDLTRLDFDAARVLQKTYYRDFGTTLNGLMQQHKIDPDHFLNTVHAIDYSPVDAHPDLVDAIRALPGRKFILTNGDVSHARSVLKRLGGDDIFEHVHDIRAMTYVPKPHKAAYDGFFALHGIDPTRAVMFDDLEKNLVVPHDMGMSTVHVVAGEDFAHEQIDAWEMARATGPHVHHITDDLAKFLRERP; via the coding sequence ATGACGCCGCAGCGCAGCCTGAGCCACATTACCGATTGGGTGTTCGATCTGGACAACACCCTCTATCCGCGCACCTGCAATCTTTTCGCGCAGATCGATATCCGCATCACCAATTACGTGATGGATCTGACCAGGCTCGATTTCGACGCGGCCCGTGTGTTGCAGAAGACCTATTACCGCGATTTCGGCACGACGCTGAACGGGCTGATGCAGCAGCACAAGATCGATCCGGACCACTTCCTCAACACGGTCCATGCCATCGACTATTCACCGGTCGATGCCCATCCCGATCTGGTCGATGCCATCCGCGCCCTGCCCGGCCGCAAGTTCATCCTGACCAATGGCGATGTCAGCCATGCCCGCTCGGTGCTGAAGCGCCTGGGGGGCGACGACATTTTCGAGCATGTGCACGATATCCGCGCCATGACCTATGTGCCCAAGCCGCACAAGGCAGCCTATGACGGGTTCTTCGCCCTGCATGGCATAGACCCGACCCGCGCGGTGATGTTCGACGATCTCGAAAAGAACCTCGTTGTGCCGCACGACATGGGCATGTCGACGGTGCATGTCGTGGCCGGCGAAGATTTTGCCCACGAGCAGATCGATGCCTGGGAGATGGCCCGCGCCACCGGCCCGCATGTGCATCACATCACAGACGATCTGGCGAAGTTCCTGCGCGAACGGCCCTGA
- a CDS encoding fasciclin domain-containing protein, whose protein sequence is MNFRALTLAAMLSVSAFSGAAVYAQDNPEVGGAAMFADKNIIENAVNSADHTTLVAAVQAAGLVETLSGPGPFTVLAPVNAAFDALPAGTVENLLKPENKDMLSTILACHVIPAKALSTDIVSMVEEDGGEHVVDTVGGCKLTLKAADGKVTVTDENGTVANVTIADVIQSNGVIHVIDAVLTPKSAM, encoded by the coding sequence ATGAATTTCCGCGCTCTTACGCTTGCTGCCATGCTCTCGGTTTCCGCATTTTCGGGTGCTGCTGTCTACGCCCAGGACAATCCCGAAGTCGGTGGCGCTGCCATGTTCGCCGACAAGAACATCATCGAGAATGCCGTAAATTCTGCCGACCACACCACCCTGGTTGCCGCCGTTCAGGCTGCGGGCCTCGTGGAAACCCTCTCCGGCCCCGGCCCCTTCACCGTTCTGGCTCCGGTCAATGCTGCTTTTGACGCCCTGCCGGCCGGCACCGTCGAAAACCTGCTCAAGCCTGAAAACAAGGACATGCTGTCGACGATCCTGGCCTGCCACGTCATCCCGGCAAAGGCCCTGTCGACCGACATCGTCTCGATGGTCGAAGAAGACGGCGGCGAGCACGTTGTCGACACCGTTGGTGGCTGCAAGCTGACCCTCAAGGCCGCTGACGGCAAGGTCACCGTGACCGACGAAAACGGCACTGTTGCCAATGTCACCATCGCGGACGTGATCCAGTCCAATGGCGTCATCCACGTCATCGACGCCGTCCTGACGCCCAAGTCTGCAATGTAA
- the msrB gene encoding peptide-methionine (R)-S-oxide reductase MsrB — protein MVLKRRDVLLGGSALVGLSALALLSPMQAAEGDFPFKLSDGEWRARLDPLAYDVLRHEATERPFTSPLNDEHATGTFHCAGCEQALFASDTKFDSGTGWPSFYTFIDGSLGTTVDNSLFMTRTEVHCSNCGGHQGHVFEDGPEPTGLRYCINGAALKFMAA, from the coding sequence ATGGTCCTCAAGCGTCGCGATGTGCTGCTGGGTGGTTCTGCCCTTGTTGGCCTCTCAGCCCTGGCCCTGCTGTCGCCCATGCAGGCTGCCGAGGGTGATTTTCCTTTCAAGCTGAGCGATGGCGAGTGGAGGGCCAGGCTCGACCCGCTGGCCTATGACGTGCTGCGCCACGAGGCCACCGAACGCCCTTTCACCTCCCCGCTCAACGACGAGCATGCCACCGGCACCTTCCATTGCGCCGGCTGCGAGCAGGCGCTGTTTGCCTCCGATACCAAATTCGACAGCGGCACCGGCTGGCCCAGCTTTTATACCTTCATCGACGGTTCGCTCGGCACGACGGTGGACAATTCGCTGTTCATGACCCGCACCGAAGTCCACTGCTCCAATTGCGGGGGCCATCAGGGCCATGTCTTCGAGGATGGTCCCGAGCCGACCGGCCTGCGCTATTGCATCAACGGCGCCGCGCTGAAATTCATGGCCGCCTGA
- the argB gene encoding acetylglutamate kinase, with product MTEETSSTDRFSHDAGILAQALPYMQRYEGKTVVVKYGGHAMGDAKLGQAFARDIALLKQSKVNPIVVHGGGPQIALMLAKLGIESKFEGGLRVTDQRTMEVVEMVLAGSINKEIVALINAEGEWAIGLCGKDGNMVFAKKAQKTVKDPTSNIEKVLDLGFVGEPVEVDRTLLDLLARSEMIPVIAPVAPGRDGNTYNINADTFAGAIAGSLGAKRLLFLTDVPGVLDRNGKLIPELSVREAKELIADGTISGGMIPKVETCLEALDNGVEGVVILNGKQPHVVLVELFTEFGAGTLIVR from the coding sequence ATGACCGAAGAGACTAGCTCGACCGACCGCTTCAGCCACGACGCCGGTATTCTGGCACAGGCTCTGCCCTATATGCAGCGCTATGAGGGCAAGACCGTCGTGGTGAAATACGGCGGCCATGCCATGGGCGACGCCAAGCTCGGCCAGGCCTTTGCCCGCGATATCGCGCTGCTCAAGCAGAGCAAGGTCAACCCGATCGTGGTGCATGGCGGCGGGCCGCAGATCGCCTTGATGCTGGCAAAGCTGGGGATCGAATCCAAGTTCGAGGGCGGGTTGCGCGTCACCGACCAGCGCACCATGGAAGTGGTCGAAATGGTTCTGGCCGGCTCGATCAACAAGGAAATCGTCGCGCTGATCAATGCCGAGGGCGAATGGGCCATCGGGCTCTGCGGCAAGGACGGCAACATGGTTTTTGCCAAGAAGGCGCAGAAGACCGTCAAGGACCCGACCTCCAATATCGAGAAAGTGCTCGACCTCGGTTTCGTCGGCGAGCCGGTGGAAGTCGATCGCACGCTGCTCGATCTGCTGGCCCGGTCGGAAATGATTCCGGTGATTGCTCCGGTGGCACCCGGCCGCGACGGCAATACCTATAATATCAATGCCGATACGTTTGCTGGCGCCATTGCCGGCTCGCTCGGCGCCAAGCGCCTGCTGTTTTTGACCGACGTGCCCGGTGTGCTCGATCGCAATGGCAAGCTGATCCCGGAACTGTCCGTGCGTGAGGCCAAGGAGCTGATCGCCGACGGGACCATCTCGGGCGGCATGATCCCCAAGGTCGAGACGTGTCTTGAAGCGCTGGACAATGGCGTGGAGGGTGTCGTGATCCTCAACGGCAAACAGCCCCATGTCGTGCTGGTGGAACTGTTCACCGAATTCGGTGCCGGCACGCTGATCGTGCGCTAG
- a CDS encoding anti-sigma factor — MSTSDDIGDFGGRNALVAEYVLGLLSTSEHQRIGSLIDNDQTLRAERDFWISRFSALNDEFAETPVPAHLYPLIATRVFGEQPKSSFWENLLVWRSIAAGALAVAVAAVGFNLLQPAPDANALATQLVAALQGEGSNVQFVALYDGEGNVRLTALSGDDVPGSDYELWAIQGGNAPVSMGVIPVNARSTITLSPEIMAGWGEGSVLAISLEPDGGSPTGAPTGPVVASGTATQI; from the coding sequence ATGAGCACGAGTGATGACATCGGTGACTTCGGAGGGCGCAATGCCCTCGTGGCCGAATATGTGCTCGGCCTGCTCTCCACCAGCGAGCACCAGCGCATCGGCAGCCTGATCGACAATGACCAGACCCTGCGCGCCGAGCGCGACTTCTGGATTTCGCGCTTTTCCGCGCTCAATGACGAATTCGCCGAGACCCCGGTCCCGGCCCATCTCTATCCACTGATCGCCACGCGCGTTTTTGGCGAGCAGCCCAAGTCGTCCTTCTGGGAGAATCTGCTCGTGTGGCGGTCCATTGCCGCCGGTGCGCTGGCCGTGGCGGTTGCTGCAGTCGGTTTCAACCTTCTCCAGCCCGCACCCGATGCCAATGCTCTGGCGACCCAATTGGTGGCCGCGCTTCAGGGCGAGGGCAGCAATGTCCAGTTCGTCGCGCTTTACGATGGCGAGGGCAATGTGCGCCTGACCGCACTGTCGGGCGATGACGTGCCCGGCAGCGACTACGAACTCTGGGCCATCCAGGGCGGCAATGCGCCGGTCTCGATGGGCGTGATCCCGGTCAATGCCCGCAGCACCATCACCTTGTCGCCCGAAATCATGGCTGGCTGGGGTGAAGGCTCGGTCCTCGCCATTTCGCTCGAACCCGATGGCGGCTCGCCGACGGGCGCCCCGACCGGTCCTGTCGTGGCCAGCGGTACCGCAACGCAGATCTAG
- a CDS encoding DHA2 family efflux MFS transporter permease subunit, producing MSATHNPGAPATPDPRRWVALVVLLIANFMNLIDVTIVNVALPSMRTGLGASDTQIEWVVAAYILAFALGLLPFGRLGDILGRTTLFLWGVGGFTVASALCGMAPNIEFLIAARILQGLAGAMMTPQVLAIATVTFPPQERGQAFSLFGLSAGLASVCGPIVGGLLIDAQLFGMDWQPIFLVNIPVGIAAVVAGLYLIPRVPGHPDLKNDYAGIALFGISLIAVVFPIVEGRAFGWPLWAFAMIVAGLAGLVAFFFYQGARAKAGKPQLLNYDLLTNKDFMFGAMVVTIFASGIPGMFMVISLLLQGGFGFTPLESGLTNTPFSVGVLIASFIAGRFGANYLRGRLAAAGAMLTFGIGWLHFIIAGVGDTIDHWSFLPPLLIAGIGLGLGFSSLFQLVLANVPPRDAGAGSGSLQAFQQVGGALGVALVGELFFTSLTNDMASGAVPHAAFAGSAAHALWYQVISFALVLLLAFFFKKPRKLQGHAAPQHVAVEA from the coding sequence ATGTCTGCAACTCACAATCCCGGGGCGCCTGCCACGCCCGATCCGCGCCGCTGGGTGGCGCTGGTGGTGCTGCTCATCGCCAATTTCATGAACCTGATCGACGTCACCATCGTCAATGTCGCGCTGCCCTCCATGCGCACCGGCCTTGGCGCCAGCGACACCCAGATCGAATGGGTCGTCGCTGCCTATATCCTCGCCTTCGCTCTGGGCCTGCTGCCCTTCGGTCGCCTCGGCGATATCCTCGGCCGCACCACGCTCTTCCTCTGGGGCGTCGGCGGTTTCACCGTGGCCTCGGCGCTGTGCGGCATGGCGCCCAATATCGAATTCCTGATCGCCGCCCGCATCCTGCAGGGCCTGGCTGGCGCCATGATGACGCCGCAGGTGCTCGCCATCGCCACGGTGACCTTCCCGCCGCAGGAGCGCGGTCAGGCCTTTTCGCTCTTCGGTCTCTCCGCCGGCCTCGCCTCGGTCTGCGGCCCCATCGTCGGTGGCCTGCTGATCGATGCCCAACTCTTCGGCATGGACTGGCAGCCGATCTTCCTCGTCAATATCCCGGTCGGCATCGCCGCTGTCGTGGCCGGTCTCTATCTGATCCCGCGCGTGCCCGGTCACCCCGATCTCAAGAACGACTATGCCGGCATTGCCCTGTTCGGCATTTCGCTGATCGCGGTGGTCTTCCCCATCGTCGAGGGCCGCGCCTTCGGCTGGCCGCTCTGGGCCTTTGCCATGATCGTCGCCGGCCTTGCCGGCCTCGTCGCCTTCTTCTTCTATCAGGGTGCCCGCGCCAAAGCCGGCAAACCGCAGCTGCTCAACTATGATCTCCTGACCAACAAGGATTTCATGTTCGGCGCCATGGTGGTGACCATCTTCGCCTCGGGCATTCCGGGCATGTTCATGGTCATCTCGCTGCTGCTGCAGGGTGGTTTCGGCTTTACCCCGCTTGAATCGGGCCTCACCAACACGCCCTTCTCGGTCGGCGTGCTGATCGCCTCCTTCATCGCGGGCCGTTTCGGCGCCAACTACCTGCGCGGCCGCCTCGCTGCCGCTGGCGCCATGCTGACTTTCGGCATCGGCTGGCTGCATTTCATCATCGCCGGCGTTGGCGACACCATCGACCACTGGAGCTTCCTGCCGCCGCTGCTGATTGCCGGCATCGGGCTGGGCCTCGGCTTTTCCTCCTTGTTCCAGTTGGTGCTGGCCAATGTGCCGCCGCGCGATGCGGGCGCCGGTTCGGGCTCGCTGCAGGCCTTCCAGCAGGTCGGTGGTGCGCTCGGCGTTGCGCTGGTGGGCGAACTCTTCTTCACCAGCCTCACCAATGACATGGCCTCGGGCGCAGTGCCCCATGCTGCCTTTGCCGGCTCGGCCGCCCATGCCCTCTGGTATCAGGTGATTTCCTTCGCCCTGGTCCTGCTGCTGGCCTTCTTTTTCAAGAAGCCCAGAAAGCTGCAGGGTCATGCCGCGCCACAGCATGTGGCCGTCGAGGCATAA
- a CDS encoding gamma-glutamyl-gamma-aminobutyrate hydrolase family protein (Members of this family of hydrolases with an active site Cys residue belong to MEROPS family C26.) — protein MKLTIIQTGDVPAPLRDRFGPYRQMFQTMFDRTGQGFSYETLAISDGEPCPDLSGVEAIVITGSPAGVYEDHAWLDPLRAFIRGAYARKTPMLGVCFGHQIMADALGGDVRKSEKGWGLGRHTYGVKARPDFMRTAPMALAVACSHQDQVITPPKEAEVILASDFTPNAGLAYRNGAALSFQPHPEFADDYTLALAELRRGKVPDNLVDRAVASVATPSNSSDVAGYIGQFFRGR, from the coding sequence ATGAAACTCACCATCATCCAGACCGGCGATGTCCCGGCGCCCCTGCGCGACCGTTTTGGACCCTATCGCCAGATGTTCCAGACCATGTTCGACCGGACGGGGCAGGGCTTCTCTTATGAGACGCTGGCCATTTCCGATGGCGAGCCCTGTCCGGATCTCTCAGGTGTGGAAGCCATCGTCATCACCGGCTCGCCGGCCGGCGTGTACGAGGATCATGCCTGGCTCGATCCGCTGCGCGCCTTTATCCGTGGCGCCTATGCGCGCAAGACACCCATGCTGGGGGTCTGCTTCGGCCACCAGATCATGGCCGATGCCCTGGGTGGCGATGTGCGCAAATCCGAAAAAGGCTGGGGCCTTGGCCGGCACACCTACGGTGTCAAAGCTCGTCCCGATTTCATGCGCACGGCGCCAATGGCCTTGGCCGTTGCCTGCTCGCATCAGGATCAGGTTATCACCCCGCCCAAGGAGGCCGAAGTGATCCTGGCGTCGGACTTCACGCCCAACGCGGGTCTGGCCTATCGCAATGGCGCGGCGCTGAGTTTTCAGCCGCATCCCGAATTTGCCGATGACTATACCCTGGCGCTGGCCGAGCTGCGGCGCGGCAAGGTCCCCGACAATCTCGTGGATAGGGCCGTAGCCTCTGTTGCAACGCCATCAAATAGCTCGGATGTTGCAGGATATATAGGCCAGTTCTTCAGGGGGCGCTGA
- a CDS encoding ABC transporter ATP-binding protein, with protein MTDLPGRRPPPTPDTPPTFRERLDNIRHLGRLVAQIWRTSPFLTAASIGLRLVASLQPVAVLYAAKLIVDEVVRLSGITPPGASFGDWWVSGELNHVLLLLGFEFALVLANDFIARATGLVDSILSELHANQVSVELMAHAARLDLMHFESAEYQDRLERARRQAAGRNALLSQMFGQAQDIITVITLAAGLFFYAPWLILLLPLSFVPAIWGETRFNTLAYFMSRWRTPERRELEYIRYVGATPETAKEIKLFGLGEFLIARFKTLANTIYLENRSLSTQRAAWGALFSSISSLTYYGAYGFIVWRTITGDFTIGDLAFLSGSFLRLNGLFQKILLGFTAIAGQSMYLDDLFSFFEIEPTILSPVKPKPFPSPIRQGISFENVGFRYPDTEGWAIRHLSFTLQAGETLALVGENGAGKTTIVKLLARLYDPDEGRITVDGIDLKQLSVSDIHAHIGVIFQDFIRYSFSARENIGVGLIEHQDDMARIGSAAERSLADAVIAKLPEGYDQQLGRLFKKGRDLSGGEWQKVAIARAYMRDADLIILDEPTAALDAKAEAEVFSRFKSLASGKTAVIISHRFSTVRMADRILVLENGAILESGSHEDLLALRGRYAELFELQAAGYR; from the coding sequence ATGACCGATCTCCCCGGGCGCCGTCCCCCGCCCACACCTGACACGCCTCCCACCTTTCGCGAACGCCTCGACAATATCCGCCATCTCGGGCGGCTGGTGGCGCAGATCTGGCGCACCAGCCCCTTCCTGACCGCAGCCAGCATCGGGTTGCGGCTGGTCGCATCGCTGCAGCCGGTTGCCGTGCTCTATGCAGCCAAGCTGATTGTCGACGAAGTCGTCCGATTGAGCGGCATCACCCCGCCCGGCGCCAGCTTTGGCGACTGGTGGGTCAGTGGCGAGCTCAACCATGTGCTGTTGCTGCTGGGCTTCGAGTTCGCGCTGGTGCTGGCCAATGATTTCATCGCCCGCGCCACGGGGCTTGTTGATTCCATTCTCTCCGAGCTCCATGCCAACCAGGTCAGCGTCGAGCTGATGGCGCATGCGGCGCGGCTCGATCTGATGCATTTCGAATCCGCGGAATACCAGGACCGGCTGGAGCGGGCGCGTCGGCAGGCGGCGGGGCGCAATGCCCTGCTCAGCCAGATGTTCGGCCAGGCGCAGGACATCATCACCGTCATCACGCTGGCGGCAGGTCTGTTCTTCTATGCCCCCTGGCTGATCCTGCTGCTGCCGCTGAGTTTCGTGCCCGCCATCTGGGGCGAGACGCGGTTCAATACGCTGGCCTATTTCATGAGCCGCTGGCGCACGCCGGAGCGGCGCGAGCTCGAATATATCCGCTATGTCGGCGCCACGCCCGAGACGGCCAAGGAGATCAAGCTGTTTGGGCTGGGCGAATTCCTCATCGCCCGCTTCAAGACCCTGGCCAATACGATCTATCTCGAAAACCGCAGCCTCTCGACGCAGCGCGCGGCCTGGGGCGCACTGTTCTCGTCGATCTCGTCGCTGACCTATTATGGCGCCTATGGCTTCATCGTCTGGCGCACGATCACCGGCGATTTCACCATCGGCGACCTGGCGTTCCTCTCGGGCTCGTTCCTGCGGCTCAACGGATTGTTCCAGAAGATCCTCCTCGGCTTTACCGCCATTGCCGGCCAGTCGATGTATCTCGATGACCTGTTCTCGTTTTTCGAGATCGAACCGACGATCCTGTCGCCGGTGAAACCGAAACCGTTTCCGTCGCCAATCCGGCAGGGCATAAGTTTCGAAAATGTTGGCTTTCGCTATCCCGATACCGAAGGCTGGGCGATAAGGCATCTGAGCTTTACCCTCCAGGCCGGCGAGACGCTGGCGCTGGTGGGCGAGAATGGCGCGGGCAAGACGACGATCGTCAAGCTGCTGGCGCGGCTCTACGACCCCGACGAGGGGCGTATCACCGTGGATGGCATTGATCTCAAGCAATTGTCGGTCAGCGATATCCACGCCCATATCGGGGTGATTTTCCAGGACTTCATCCGCTACAGTTTCAGTGCCCGCGAGAATATCGGCGTCGGGCTGATCGAGCATCAGGACGACATGGCGCGGATCGGCTCAGCGGCCGAGCGCAGCCTTGCCGATGCGGTGATCGCCAAGCTGCCAGAGGGCTATGACCAGCAATTGGGGCGCCTGTTCAAGAAGGGCCGCGACCTCTCGGGTGGCGAATGGCAGAAGGTCGCCATCGCCCGGGCCTACATGCGCGACGCCGATCTGATCATTCTCGACGAGCCCACAGCGGCGCTCGATGCCAAGGCGGAGGCTGAAGTGTTCAGCCGGTTCAAGAGCCTCGCCTCGGGCAAGACAGCGGTCATCATTTCGCACCGCTTCTCGACCGTGCGCATGGCCGACCGGATCCTGGTGCTGGAGAATGGCGCCATCCTAGAATCCGGCTCGCATGAAGACCTGCTGGCGCTGCGCGGACGTTACGCGGAACTGTTCGAACTGCAGGCGGCGGGCTATCGCTAG
- a CDS encoding sigma-70 family RNA polymerase sigma factor yields the protein MTTQTAPAREIADLIGRCALRDRAAFRTLYDRTSAKLFGVTLRILKDRSEAEEAIQEVYVKIWQRADRYVAGNTSPISWLVAVARNHALDILRARRPVSDDIDVALEVPDGAPSPERATQDSEEKGQIEKCLGTLEPDRADAVRGAYLDGYSYEELATRYTVPLNTMRTWLRRSLIKLKECLTA from the coding sequence ATGACGACACAGACCGCACCCGCGCGGGAAATTGCCGACCTCATCGGCCGCTGCGCGCTTCGCGATCGCGCTGCGTTCCGCACGCTCTATGATCGGACGAGCGCGAAACTCTTTGGCGTAACCCTGCGTATCTTGAAAGACCGTTCGGAAGCCGAAGAGGCTATCCAGGAAGTCTACGTCAAGATTTGGCAGCGTGCAGATCGCTACGTCGCCGGCAACACCAGCCCGATAAGCTGGCTCGTTGCCGTGGCGCGCAATCACGCACTCGACATCCTGAGGGCCAGACGCCCGGTTTCCGACGATATCGATGTGGCACTCGAAGTGCCTGATGGTGCCCCCTCTCCGGAGCGGGCGACGCAGGACAGCGAGGAAAAGGGCCAGATCGAGAAATGCCTCGGCACGCTCGAACCCGATCGTGCCGACGCGGTGCGCGGTGCCTACCTCGATGGCTATAGCTACGAGGAACTGGCCACCCGCTACACCGTGCCCCTGAACACGATGCGGACCTGGCTGCGCCGGAGTCTCATCAAACTGAAAGAGTGTCTGACAGCATGA
- the ilvA gene encoding threonine ammonia-lyase, biosynthetic, with translation MQDYVRRILTSSVYEVAEQTPLETMNLLSARLGADVLLKREDLQPVFSFKIRGAHNRIAQLTEEERARGVICASAGNHAQGVALSATRMGIRAVVVMPTTTPIIKVGAVRRLGGEVVLFGDGFDAARAHAAELAEKHGYVVVHPFDDPDVIAGQGTVGLELLRQHPGEIGAIYVPIGGGGLAAGIAAMVKFLRPDIRVIGVEPEEAASMKAAIAAGHPVALDQVGLFADGVAVRQVGDETFRLCRDLLDDIVTVTADEICAAIKDIFDDMRAIAEPAGALALAGLRRQVETGDAPRGALIAINSGANVNFDRLRYVAERAEIGERAEALLSVAIPERPGSYRAFIRLLGQRSITEFNYRYAHGATAKIFVGIKLSRGDQEKQEIISLLENHGLGVTDMTDNEVAKLHVRHMVGGRVEALSDEVVYRFQFPERPGALLKFLEGLNDEWNISLFHYRNHGADYGRVLVGVQVPAATREDFIAHIEAIGFPYWEETENPAYQQFLDHQGA, from the coding sequence ATGCAAGACTATGTTCGCCGCATCCTCACCTCATCGGTCTATGAAGTGGCCGAGCAGACGCCGCTCGAGACGATGAACCTGCTGTCGGCGCGGCTCGGGGCCGATGTGCTGCTGAAGCGCGAGGATCTGCAGCCGGTCTTTTCCTTCAAGATCCGCGGCGCACATAACCGTATTGCCCAATTGACCGAAGAGGAGCGCGCCCGCGGCGTGATCTGCGCCTCGGCGGGCAATCATGCGCAGGGCGTGGCGCTGTCGGCAACGCGCATGGGCATTCGCGCTGTGGTCGTCATGCCGACGACGACGCCGATCATCAAGGTGGGGGCGGTGCGCCGGCTGGGCGGCGAGGTCGTGCTGTTCGGCGACGGTTTCGACGCGGCGCGCGCCCATGCCGCCGAGCTGGCGGAAAAGCATGGCTATGTCGTCGTCCATCCCTTCGATGACCCCGATGTCATTGCCGGTCAGGGCACCGTGGGGCTTGAATTGCTGCGACAACATCCGGGCGAAATCGGCGCCATCTACGTCCCAATCGGCGGCGGCGGACTGGCGGCCGGCATTGCCGCCATGGTCAAATTCCTGCGCCCGGACATTCGCGTCATTGGCGTCGAACCTGAAGAAGCCGCCAGCATGAAGGCGGCGATCGCTGCCGGCCATCCGGTGGCGCTCGACCAGGTGGGGCTGTTTGCCGATGGTGTGGCCGTGCGGCAGGTGGGCGACGAAACCTTCCGGCTGTGCCGCGACCTGCTCGACGATATCGTCACCGTAACGGCCGACGAGATCTGCGCCGCGATCAAGGATATTTTCGATGACATGCGCGCCATTGCCGAGCCGGCCGGCGCGCTGGCCCTGGCCGGGCTGCGGCGTCAGGTCGAGACGGGCGATGCGCCACGCGGGGCGCTGATCGCCATCAATTCGGGCGCCAATGTCAATTTCGACCGGCTGCGCTATGTCGCCGAACGCGCCGAGATCGGCGAGCGGGCCGAGGCATTGCTGAGCGTTGCCATTCCCGAGCGGCCGGGCAGCTACCGCGCCTTCATCCGCCTGCTCGGCCAGCGCTCGATCACCGAGTTCAACTATCGCTACGCCCATGGGGCCACCGCCAAGATCTTCGTCGGCATCAAGCTCAGCCGCGGCGACCAGGAAAAGCAGGAGATCATCTCGCTGCTGGAAAACCACGGCCTTGGCGTCACCGACATGACCGACAATGAAGTGGCCAAGCTGCATGTCCGTCACATGGTGGGCGGGCGCGTCGAGGCGTTGAGCGACGAGGTGGTCTATCGCTTCCAGTTCCCCGAGCGTCCGGGCGCCTTGCTCAAATTCCTCGAAGGGCTCAATGATGAGTGGAACATCTCGCTGTTCCACTATCGCAATCACGGCGCCGACTATGGCCGTGTGCTGGTGGGCGTACAGGTGCCGGCGGCGACGCGTGAGGACTTCATCGCCCATATCGAGGCCATCGGCTTTCCCTATTGGGAGGAGACGGAGAACCCGGCCTATCAACAGTTTCTCGATCACCAAGGTGCGTGA
- a CDS encoding VOC family protein encodes MFKDKDSSAIVAVSDMARARDFYANTLGLKLTHEDANVMTFQTGRTTLVVYVSDFAGTNQANAVAWGVDDEVESIVADLRSKGVSFEQYPGMDYKDGIHSAGEMKMVWFKDPDGNILHLNNM; translated from the coding sequence ATGTTCAAGGACAAGGATTCCAGCGCCATCGTCGCCGTCAGCGACATGGCCCGTGCCCGCGACTTCTATGCCAATACGCTAGGGCTGAAACTGACCCATGAAGACGCGAACGTCATGACCTTCCAGACCGGCCGTACCACCCTGGTCGTTTATGTCTCCGATTTCGCCGGCACCAATCAGGCCAATGCAGTGGCCTGGGGCGTCGACGACGAGGTGGAAAGCATCGTTGCCGACCTCAGGTCCAAGGGCGTCAGCTTCGAGCAGTATCCGGGCATGGACTACAAGGATGGCATCCATTCAGCCGGCGAGATGAAAATGGTCTGGTTCAAGGACCCGGACGGAAACATCCTGCATCTCAACAATATGTAG
- a CDS encoding TetR/AcrR family transcriptional regulator, giving the protein MTIDHSHRRESGDDRRQAIAMAARAIIVEKGLEGLRTRDIAARVGINIATLHYHVPSKEALVALVAESIRHDFRAQALRHPRQGKTALAQLHMEFADFRETTTDMPDLIIILTELVERARRDAVIAEIVLPMHQYWRSQFADIFRLGLADGSFRPDLDPDSAAMITTGALADCWRRPDTTPQLLDTAFAELERAFIRTS; this is encoded by the coding sequence ATGACAATCGACCACTCCCACAGACGCGAAAGCGGTGATGACCGTCGCCAAGCCATTGCCATGGCGGCCCGGGCGATCATCGTCGAAAAGGGCCTCGAAGGCCTGCGCACGCGTGATATCGCCGCCCGTGTCGGTATCAATATCGCCACGCTGCACTACCACGTGCCCTCCAAGGAGGCGCTGGTGGCGCTGGTCGCCGAAAGCATCCGTCACGATTTCCGCGCCCAGGCCTTGCGGCATCCGCGCCAGGGCAAGACGGCGCTGGCGCAACTGCACATGGAATTCGCCGATTTCCGCGAAACCACGACCGACATGCCCGATCTCATCATCATACTGACAGAACTTGTCGAACGGGCACGGCGTGATGCGGTCATCGCAGAGATCGTCTTGCCCATGCATCAATACTGGCGCAGCCAGTTCGCCGACATTTTCCGCCTGGGACTGGCCGATGGCTCGTTCCGGCCGGACCTCGATCCCGATTCCGCCGCCATGATCACCACGGGCGCCCTGGCCGATTGCTGGCGCCGCCCCGACACAACCCCGCAACTGCTCGACACGGCCTTCGCCGAACTCGAGCGCGCCTTTATTCGAACATCCTGA